A region of bacterium DNA encodes the following proteins:
- the cydB gene encoding cytochrome d ubiquinol oxidase subunit II has protein sequence MLETIWFILWGVLWAVYFMLDGFDLGLGSLMPFLAKDETDRRVIYSAMGPFWNGNEVWLLTAGGATFAAFPDAYAAMFSAMYTPLMLLLFAIIIRGIAFEYRGKVDGAGWRARWDGLFTVASALPMLLFGVAFANIFAGVPIDREGVFQGNLLTYLNPYGLLGGALFVLLFLVHGALWGAWRTEGGLHERAASLAAKLWPALLVIAVAFLGASWFATPLYANYLAMPVLWVLPVLAVVGLVGTRVAMARGSWGGAWGFSALTIVGATFFGVAGLFPNIFPSSLDPAFSKTAFNAASTGATLGVMLAVALVMVPIVIGYQFWVYRLFSGKITRESPAYE, from the coding sequence TTCATTCTCTGGGGCGTGCTCTGGGCGGTCTACTTCATGCTCGACGGCTTCGACCTGGGGCTCGGCTCCCTGATGCCGTTCCTCGCGAAGGACGAGACCGACCGGCGGGTCATCTACTCCGCGATGGGGCCGTTCTGGAACGGCAACGAGGTCTGGCTGCTGACGGCGGGCGGGGCGACCTTCGCGGCGTTCCCCGACGCCTACGCGGCGATGTTCAGCGCGATGTACACGCCGCTGATGCTGCTGCTCTTCGCGATCATCATCCGCGGCATCGCCTTCGAGTACCGCGGCAAGGTCGACGGCGCCGGCTGGCGGGCGCGCTGGGACGGCCTCTTCACGGTCGCGAGCGCGCTGCCGATGCTGCTCTTCGGCGTCGCGTTCGCGAACATCTTCGCCGGGGTGCCCATCGACCGCGAGGGCGTCTTCCAGGGCAACCTGCTGACCTACCTCAACCCCTACGGGCTGCTCGGCGGCGCGCTCTTCGTGCTGCTCTTTCTCGTGCACGGGGCGCTCTGGGGCGCCTGGCGCACCGAGGGCGGCCTGCACGAGCGCGCCGCGTCCCTGGCCGCGAAGCTCTGGCCGGCGCTGCTGGTGATCGCGGTGGCCTTCCTCGGCGCGAGCTGGTTCGCGACGCCGCTGTATGCCAACTACCTCGCGATGCCGGTGCTCTGGGTCCTCCCGGTGCTCGCGGTCGTCGGCCTGGTCGGCACGCGGGTGGCGATGGCGCGGGGCTCCTGGGGCGGGGCCTGGGGCTTCTCGGCGCTGACGATCGTGGGCGCGACCTTCTTCGGGGTGGCCGGGCTCTTCCCGAACATCTTCCCCTCCAGCCTTGACCCGGCCTTCTCGAAGACGGCATTCAACGCCGCCTCCACCGGGGCGACGCTCGGGGTGATGCTGGCGGTCGCGCTGGTCATGGTGCCGATCGTCATCGGCTACCAGTTCTGGGTGTACCGGCTCTTCAGCGGCAAGATCACCCGCGAGAGCCCCGCCTACGAATAG